TCAAGCTGCTGCTTCTGACCATTCCGGCGGTGCTGCGAGGACAAGGAGCTTACTAGGATGTTGATCGCACGAGCGCCGGTGCGCGTCAGTTTCTTTGGTGGCGGAACGGACTTGGCGGCTTACTACGAGCGCTATGGCGGAGCCGTCCTAAGCACCACGATAGACAAATACGTCTATGTGCATTTGAACACCAACGCCCGCGATGCCTTGCAGATCACGTCGTCGGACTACCGGACGTTCTACCGCCATACGCCCGGTGAACCGTTGCTCTGGGACGGCGACTTGAGCCTGCCGCGCGCCGTGCTGCAACAATTCGGCGTTGAGCACAGTGTCTCCATCTTCCTCGCCTCCGAAGCGCCGCCCGGAACCGGCCTGGGCTCGTCCAGCGCAGTCACGGTCGCGTTGATCAAAGGCATCAGCGCCGCCTGCGGCCTGAACTTATCCAAGGCGCAGGTGGCCGAACTGGCGTGCTACATCGAGATCGAAAAGCTGGGTAAGCCCATCGGCATGCAAGACCAATATGCCGCCGCCTTCGGCGGTTTGAACTGGATCACGTTCAGCGCCAGCGGCATCACCGTCCAGCCGATGGACATCCCTTGGCACGTGCTGTCGCGACTGGAATCGAATTTACTCCTGATGTTCACGGGCGCGACGCACGACTCGGCACACATCCTGGCCCAGCAAACCAAGGCGACGAAGATCAGCAAGAGCATCGTCGTCGAAGCCTTGCAAGCCGTCTACGAGCTGGCGTTGCAGGCGCGAACTTACCTTCAACGTGGAGAAGTAGATCGCTTTGGCGCATTGCTCGATGTGGCCTGGCAGCACAAGAAGAAGTTCGCACCCGGCGTGAGCAACGAATACATTGACCACTGCTACGCCGTCGCTCGCAACAATGGTGCCTTGGGTGGCAAGATCGCCGGCGCCGGCGGTGGCGGATTCCTGCTGCTGTATTGCGAAGAGGGCGCGCTCGACCGCGTGGATCAGGCGTTGACGCGCGAAGGGCTGCGCCGAATGGACTTCCGATTTGAGAGCGACGGCAGCCGGGTGCTGTTCAACGCCGGTTTGCGATTGAAGCATAACCCGAAATGGCAGGCGCACAGCCTCCAGAAGACGCGATCACTCAACGGGCATCGAGAGCCGGCAACTCGTCTTGCTTGATCGTCGCCTGCCTTCGCAGACTGATTGAACTAGGGGGAAGAAATTATGCGCAAAATCGAATTACCCACGACACAGAAAATCGAGTCCTCAGCCATCCGACGCCAATGGCGTGCACTGATCATCGCGTTGCTCGTCCTTGATGCGATGTGCGTGCTGGGTAGCCTTGCACTTGCCTACCTGATTCGCATTGACGGCCTGATTCCTTACTACGCCACGGTGAACGATGCGGCCTATCGGAAACTGGTTATTCTCGCAATGCCGTTGTTTCTGGCTTGCTTCGCCATCCTCGGCTTGTACCAGCGCGACAACCTGCTGGGTGGCGTCGTCGAATATAAGCAGGTCGTCAAAGGATGCATCGCCGGCTTGATGCTGCTGGTCGTCTACGTTGTGTTCGCGCGCATGGACGATTTCGATCCGTCACGCGGCTGGCTGATTCTGTCGGGAGCCCTTTCGATCGCCATGGTCGGCACGATGCGCTTCCTCGTACGCCGTGTGGTATATCGGCTGCGCGAGATGCGCTGGCTGACCTCGCGTGTGTTGATCGTTGGCGCCAACGATCAGGGCGTAGCAATTGCCAAACAATGGATGAGCAACCCTCACTCCGGCATGCAGGTTGTGGGCTTCCTCGACGACTTCAAGGCAGTCGGCAGCGTTGTGTTGGACAACATCAGGGTCATCGGCCGGCCGAGCGCTCTGGACGAGTTGAGCCGCCTATATCACGTGGACGAGGTCATCGTCGTCTCCACGGCCGTCGCATGGGAATCTTTCGGCGAATTGGTGACGCGCGATGCCAAAGCCCAAGGCTACACACTGCGACTATCGCCCGGCTTCTATGAGATGCTCACCACCGGCGTGGCGGTCACGACCAAGACGTTTGTCCCTCTGCTGACGATCAACGAAAGCCGCATCGTTGGGATAGACGCCTTCCTGAAGTGGCTGCTCGACTATGGGCTGGGCGGCCTCCTGGCGTTGGTGAGCCTGCCTTTTGGCCTCGTGATCGCCCTCACGTTGAAACTGCGCAACCCGCATGCACCGGTGCTCACCCGCACTCGTATTGTCGGACGCAGCGGCAGACCCTTTAGCATGCTGCGGTTCAACACCCGACCTTCCCTGGCGCAGCAATCCGGTCGCCGAGGCAAGCTCGAGCGTTGGCTGCGTATGACCGGGTTGGACAAGCTGCCTCAGCTCTGGAATGTAATGCGTGGGCAGATGAGCTTGGTTGGGCCACGACCGCGCGCGTCGCTCGACCGCGTGACCGATATGCATACCATGCACAACCTGCAAGCGGTGAAACCTGGGATTGTCGGTCCGTGGATGCGGAAAGATCACCATGCGTCTTCGGATCCACTGCACGATGAGCTGAGCTACATCCGCAATTGGCAAATCTGGACCGATCTGCCCATCCTGTTCGAAGCAGTGGTCAAGCTCTTCACCCGCATGTTCCGAGGGAACAAGCGGCCATCGCATCCGGTTGAGCAGGAACAGGAATGGTTACCGAGCGACGACAAGAGTCTTAGGAAGGATATCCTCTATTAGCTAGCACCGAACGGCTATGTGCGTCTGGCCGGCGCTCGGCGCCGGCCAGACGCACGCCTTTCATCGCCTCGAATCAAACGCACTATGAGCCCATCCTCACCGCCGTACAACGAACGCCGCAACTCGAATGTCTGCGCATTGATCTTGGCTGCCGGCGAGGGCACGCGACTTCGCCCGCTCACCCTAGAGCGGCCTAAGCCAATGGTTCCGATCGCCGGCCGGCCGCTGCTCGACTACACGGTCACTTGGCTGCGCGATCACGGCATCACCGACATCGCCATCAACTTGCATTACAAACCTGAGGTCATCGTGCAGCATTTTGGCGATGGGAGCACGTTCGGCGTCCAGATTCACTACTCGCACGAGCCCCGGATCCTCGGCACGGCCGGCGCTGCGCGCAAGATCAGACCGTGGGTGGATGAGCGTCCGCTCATCGTGGTTTATGGCGATGTCTTGACGGATCTGGATCTGCATGCGCTGCTGGACTATCACGCGCAAATGAGCGAGCGTGATCCTGTAACGGCAGTGACGATGAGCCTGTATCACGTGCCGAATCCCACCGAGGTCGGCCTGGTGGGCATGGACGACACAGGCAGGGTCAACCGATTCCTAGAAAAGCCGAAGCCGTCCGAGGTGTTTACGGATTTGGCTAACGCCGGCGTCCTCGTGCTGCAACCCGACGCACTTGAACTGATTCCGGAGGATACGTTTTGCGACTTCGGCATGCACATCTTCCCGATGCTCTTGCAGGCCGGACTGTCCATTTATGGCTGGGTCATTCCGGAGGACACGTACCTGCTGGACATCGGCTCACCGGAGAAATACGCGCAAGCGAATCGTGAGTGGCAAGAACATCTTCGCCGCAAGACGAACGTACAGCACGCTACAGCACAGTTCTAACTCCAAAACTAGGGGTGCAACAATCGTTCAAAATGTGTTATTCTCGTGCTGCAATCGGGGCTATCGGCGTCCACCCCACCTTCAAATCGGGTGGCCACATTCGCAGTGCGCTTATGGAGCGTGTTAGATGGAACTGAGCCAATTTACGTCTGCCCTACGTCGCTGGTGGTGGATCATCGTCGCCAGCGTCCTCGTCGCTGCAACGACCAGCTACTTCGTCACGCGATCACTACCGAAGACGTATTACTCACAGACGACACTGCTGGTTGGATCGGTCACGAATCCCAATCCTGCTCAGAGCGACTTCATGCTGGGGCAAACGCTGGCCCAGGTATACGCCAGCCTGGCCCTCCGCGAACCCGTGCTGCGCGGCGCGCTCGAAGCACTCAACTTGGATTGGGACTGGCAAGCGCTGCGCGAACAAGTCTCCACCCGCACCGATTTGCGATCGCCCCTGATCGAGATCTCGGTCGTGGACACCGATCCGCAACGCGCAAAGGTTCTCGCAGACGAAATCGCACGCCAGCTCATCTTGCAGGGCCCGGGTGGCACCGACGTGGCACAGGCGATGGATCGCGAGTTCGCCATGCAGCAGCTTGCATCGCTGAAGGCGAGGATCGAAAACGGCGAAGCGGAACTGCGCCGGCTCGATGAGGAGATTGCGAAAGCGACCAGCCGGCGCGAGATCGAAGATGCGCGTCAGCGACAAATCGCCCTCAACACACAAATTGCCACCTGGCAGGGCAACTACGCCCAAATTCAAGCCAACCTGCTCAAGGACGTGCCCAACTCGCTCACGGTGATCGAACCGGCCGCCGTGCCCACCGTGCCAATCGGCCCGAAGCTGGCGCAGAACGTGCTCCTGGCGGCTATTGCCGGCCTGCTGTTAGCCATTGCAGCCATTGTGCTGCTTGAACTGATTGACGACACCATCAAGACGTCGGACGACGCGCGGCGCGCGCTCGGTCTTCCGCTGCTCGGCAGCGTTGCCTACATCGGCGGAAGCGGGTATGCCGACCGGCTCGTCACCGTTTCACCGCAGTATTCGCGCGTCGCCGAAGCCTATCGCGTGCTGCGAACGAACTTGCAGTTCAGCAAGGTCGGCCACTCGTTTCGCACGCTGATGGTCACCAGCAGCAAGCCCAAAGAAGGCAAGAGCACGACGGCGGCGAATCTGGCTGCAGTGATCGCCCAATCCGGCAAGCGCGTCATCCTCGTGGACGCCGACCTTCGCCGGCCAGTCCAGCACCAAATCTTCGAGCTGGACAATCAGGAAGGACTGACGACGGCCTTTCTGGATGAGCATGTGAACATTGAGAAGCTGCTGAAGCCGGTGATGGCCGAATCGCTCAGCGTGCTGCCGTCTGGGCCCATCCCCTATAACCCCTCGGAGCTGCTCGACTCGGAACGCATGATGCGCATCTTGGAAGAGCTGAAGCACAAGGCCGATCTGGTGATTCTCGACTCGCCGCCGGTCTTGAGCGTGGCCGATGCCACCATCCTGACTGCGCGCGTGGACGGCGTGTTGCTGGTCGTGGACTCGGGCTATACCCGGCGCGGCACAGCCAAGCATGCCAAGGAGACGCTGCAACGGGTCGGCGCGACGATCGTCGGCATCGTGCTGAACCGCGCACCCATCGAGCGCCAAAGCGACTACGACTACGAGTACTCCCCCGAAACCGGTGACAAGAAACGCAAGAAGCGCTCCAGAAAGCAAGCCACCCCAGAACCGGTCACGGCCGGAGCGACCGGTGGGATGCTGAAACCCGTCAAGCTGACCAAGCCGGCGTTGAAGGCGGACAATGTAGCCAACAACGGCACCGGCGCAGCTACCGAGCGCGCTAGTTGATCGTCAACGGTCGCGCCCGCTAAGCCTCCGACTAAGACGCACTACCTCTCCTCGTTCGAGCCCCTGAGTCCTTTGGTTCAGGGGGCTTTGTTTGCCGAGTCGTCACCGGCTGGCTATACTGGCTGCGTCTAAATGCGGCGTTCGACCAAGCCGCGCAGATAAGTCCCAGATCGAGAGGATAAGGAGGCCAACGATGAAAAGAGCGACCAATCCCGCCCCGACGATCTTCAGTATTCTGATAGGGGCAGCGCTTGCCTTGACGGCATGCGCCGTTCCACAGCAAGCAGCGCCGCAAGCTGCCGCGCCCGCCGCGCCCACAGCACCGCCCAAGGGCGCACCACTCCAGGCCATCGGCGAAGGGGAGGGCCAGGTAGACATCGTAGCTTGGGCAGGCTACATCGAACGCGGCGAGACAGACAAACGTTTTGACTGGGTGACAAAGTTCGAGGCCGACACCAGCTGCAAAGTCAACGTCAAGACAGCTGCGACTTCCGATGAGATGGTCGCGCTGATGAACGAAGGTGGCTTTGACCTGGTCACGGCATCGGGCGACGCCAGCAACCGCCTGATCAGCGGCGGCAAAGTGCAAGAGATCAACATCAACCTCATCCCAAGTTGGAACAAAATTGATCCGCGCCTGCAGAACGCACCCTGGCACACCGTGAATGGTAAGCACTACGGCGTGCCATATCAGTGGGGCAGCAACGTGCTGATGTACAACACCGAGGTCTTCCCCGAACCACCCAAGAGTTGGGACGTGGTGTTCAAAGAGATGACGCTGCCGGACGGCAAGAGCAACAAAGGCCGCGTCCAGGCCTATGATGGCCCGATCTACGTCGCCGACGCCGCGCTCTACCTCAAGTTCCACAAGCCCGAACTCGGCATCAAAGACCCCTACGCGCTCACCCGCGAGCAGTTCAACGCTGCGCTCGACCTGTTGCGCGAGCAGCGCAAGATCGTCGGTCGCTACTGGCACGATGCGTTCATCCAGATTGACGACTTCAAGAACGAAGGTGTCGTCGCCAGCAGCTCGTGGCCGTTCCAGGTGAACCTGTTGCGTGCTGAGGGCAAGCCCATCGCCAGCACCATCCCCCAGGAAGGCGCTACCGGCTGGGCCGATACCACGATGATGCATATAGACGCCGCCCATCCGAACTGCGCCTACAAGTGGATGGAATGGTCGTTGAACCCCAAGCTGCAGGGCGATCTGGCGGCTTGGTTCGGCAGCGTGCCGGTCGTGCTCGAAGCGTGCGAAGGCAATGAGCTGCTCGGCCCGGATGGCTGCAAGGTCAACGGCCTGGACAACTTCGATAAGATCTGGTTCTGGCGCACGCCGACCACCGATTGTGGCGACGGCCGGAAGGAATGCGTGCCGTATCACGAGTGGGTCACCAACTACGTGGCTGTGATCGGCGGACGATGATCATCGGTGTTGCTGGTGTCGCTGGTATCGTTGGTGCTGCTCATGTCGGTAGTGCCATGCACAGCGGTCTATTAACGCCGATTGGCACATCGGACACCAACTGACACCACCGATATCACCACCGACACCAGCTGACACCCAAGGACACTATGAACCAACACAAGCTCTGGATCAACGGCGCGTGGGTGGAGAGCAACGGCGGCGGCCAGATGGCGATCGAAAACCCGGCCACCGGCGAGGTCATCGCCCACGTCGCCGACGCCAGCCGTGCCGATGTAGACGCAGCCGTACAGGCAGCCAAGACGGCTTTCTACGACGGCCGGTGGAGCAAACTCACGCCATCCCAGCGCAGCCTGGCCATTTGGAAACTGGCCGACCTGATCGAGAAGCGCGCCGAGGAGATCGCCCGTGTGGAGAGCGAGAACACCGGCAAGCCCTATGCTTTCGTCTCGCTGGGCGGCGACCTCCCTTTCGCGGTGGATAACCTGCGCTTTTTCGCCGGCGCTGCGCGCGATACCCACGGCCATCATGCCGGCGAGTTCATGGCCGGCTATAGCTCGATCTACCGGCGCGAGCCGGTCGGAGTCGTGGCGCAGATCTGCCCGTGGAACTACCCGTTCATGATGGCCGTCTGGAAGATCGGTCCGGCGCTGGCTGCCGGCTGCACCGTCGTGCTCAAACCCGCGCCCAGCACCCCACTGACTACGCTGATGCTGGCTGAGCTGACCAAGGAAGCCGGCATCCCCGATGGCGTGGTCAACATCATCACCGGCGGCAACGAGACCGGCCAGGCCATGGTCGAGCATCCTGATGTGCGCATGGTCAGCCTCACCGGCTCGACGAACACCGGCAAGAAGGTGATG
The window above is part of the Candidatus Roseilinea sp. genome. Proteins encoded here:
- a CDS encoding GHMP kinase; its protein translation is MLIARAPVRVSFFGGGTDLAAYYERYGGAVLSTTIDKYVYVHLNTNARDALQITSSDYRTFYRHTPGEPLLWDGDLSLPRAVLQQFGVEHSVSIFLASEAPPGTGLGSSSAVTVALIKGISAACGLNLSKAQVAELACYIEIEKLGKPIGMQDQYAAAFGGLNWITFSASGITVQPMDIPWHVLSRLESNLLLMFTGATHDSAHILAQQTKATKISKSIVVEALQAVYELALQARTYLQRGEVDRFGALLDVAWQHKKKFAPGVSNEYIDHCYAVARNNGALGGKIAGAGGGGFLLLYCEEGALDRVDQALTREGLRRMDFRFESDGSRVLFNAGLRLKHNPKWQAHSLQKTRSLNGHREPATRLA
- a CDS encoding UDP-phosphate galactose phosphotransferase; its protein translation is MRKIELPTTQKIESSAIRRQWRALIIALLVLDAMCVLGSLALAYLIRIDGLIPYYATVNDAAYRKLVILAMPLFLACFAILGLYQRDNLLGGVVEYKQVVKGCIAGLMLLVVYVVFARMDDFDPSRGWLILSGALSIAMVGTMRFLVRRVVYRLREMRWLTSRVLIVGANDQGVAIAKQWMSNPHSGMQVVGFLDDFKAVGSVVLDNIRVIGRPSALDELSRLYHVDEVIVVSTAVAWESFGELVTRDAKAQGYTLRLSPGFYEMLTTGVAVTTKTFVPLLTINESRIVGIDAFLKWLLDYGLGGLLALVSLPFGLVIALTLKLRNPHAPVLTRTRIVGRSGRPFSMLRFNTRPSLAQQSGRRGKLERWLRMTGLDKLPQLWNVMRGQMSLVGPRPRASLDRVTDMHTMHNLQAVKPGIVGPWMRKDHHASSDPLHDELSYIRNWQIWTDLPILFEAVVKLFTRMFRGNKRPSHPVEQEQEWLPSDDKSLRKDILY
- a CDS encoding ABC transporter substrate-binding protein, with protein sequence MKRATNPAPTIFSILIGAALALTACAVPQQAAPQAAAPAAPTAPPKGAPLQAIGEGEGQVDIVAWAGYIERGETDKRFDWVTKFEADTSCKVNVKTAATSDEMVALMNEGGFDLVTASGDASNRLISGGKVQEININLIPSWNKIDPRLQNAPWHTVNGKHYGVPYQWGSNVLMYNTEVFPEPPKSWDVVFKEMTLPDGKSNKGRVQAYDGPIYVADAALYLKFHKPELGIKDPYALTREQFNAALDLLREQRKIVGRYWHDAFIQIDDFKNEGVVASSSWPFQVNLLRAEGKPIASTIPQEGATGWADTTMMHIDAAHPNCAYKWMEWSLNPKLQGDLAAWFGSVPVVLEACEGNELLGPDGCKVNGLDNFDKIWFWRTPTTDCGDGRKECVPYHEWVTNYVAVIGGR